The region AATTTCAGCATTGCAAAAAATTGTAAGAGACAGGTATTTTAAAACAGATAATGAAAGGGGCATCTATCACACTGCCTTATGGTTTCATGAAGAAGTGGGGAGCTTTCGGCTGCAATAGCCAGTGGCGATAATCAAAATGCAAAAGAAGAACTGGGAGATGTGTTGATGTGGTTATTAACCTTAGCAAATCTGCTGAATGTGGATATGGAAGATGTTATCAAAGAGTATCTAAATAACCCCAGAAAACTTCCGTCAAAATAGCCAACAGTTTCTCCCTACTTAGCTACTGCGATCTTTACTTTCTTATTCTTTATTTTCTGGTCTTTTATCAGTTGCAGTGTGTGGCTGACCTTTATTTTTTTCACTGCTACAAAAGAAAAAAAATCTTTTGCTTCGATCAAACCAATATCTTCTTTTTTTAGTTGGCCTTTATTGGATAGAAATCCAACGATATCAATTTTATTCACCTTATCTTTTTTACCGGCAGCAATAAATAAAGTTGACCATTGTGGTTTATCCGGGAGGGTGCTGGTTTCCGGTAGTTCTATCTTTTCTGATTCTGCATCAATATATTCCGGCAATTCTTCCTCGGGGGATAAAATAAGAATAGCAGTGCCACTTGCATCCATCCGTGCAGTTCTTCCATTGCGGTGAGTAAAAATATCCTCGCTGCCCGGTAAGTGATAATGAATGATGTAACGGATATTAGCAATGTCAAGTCCCCTTGATGCAAGGTCAGTTGTTACCAATACATTGGACGTTCCATTTCTGAATTTACACAGGGCAGCATCTCTTTCCTGTTGCTCCAAGGCTCCATGATAAAATACATTGACAATATCTTTTTCTTTCAGCCATTTGCTGGTTCGTTCTACTGATTCGCGATGATTGCAGAAAACTATTGTGGAGCGGTTACCAAGCATACAGATCAACCGGAAAAGTGTTTCTAATTTATCTTTTCCACCACTCATTAATATCTTAACCGCAAGTCCTGTATCAGCATCCTTATCATTTTGAAAATCCAACTTTACCAGGTCATCTGTATTTATAAATCCAGGAATTTCCAATGCTTCAGTAGCCGAGATCAGTACTCTTTTTGTTAATGATCTTAAGGAACCTATTATAAAAGACATCTCATCCTGGAAACCCAGCTCTAATGATTTGTCAAATTCATCCAGCACCAATGTTTCAATTGTATCAGTAGTGATATTTCCTCTTCTTATATGATCAGCTAATCGGCCGGGTGTGCCTATCAGTAATGCCGGGGGCTGCTTTAGATTATT is a window of Bacteroidota bacterium DNA encoding:
- a CDS encoding DEAD/DEAH box helicase encodes the protein MPTTKISTNSILSKLKIKSLNEMQLASIEAIDKNNNVLLLSATGSGKTLAYLLPLLKLLDPANTNTQAIIIVPSRELALQIESVFKNMGTDLKVTCCYGGHKRETEENNLKQPPALLIGTPGRLADHIRRGNITTDTIETLVLDEFDKSLELGFQDEMSFIIGSLRSLTKRVLISATEALEIPGFINTDDLVKLDFQNDKDADTGLAVKILMSGGKDKLETLFRLICMLGNRSTIVFCNHRESVERTSKWLKEKDIVNVFYHGALEQQERDAALCKFRNGTSNVLVTTDLASRGLDIANIRYIIHYHLPGSEDIFTHRNGRTARMDASGTAILILSPEEELPEYIDAESEKIELPETSTLPDKPQWSTLFIAAGKKDKVNKIDIVGFLSNKGQLKKEDIGLIEAKDFFSFVAVKKIKVSHTLQLIKDQKIKNKKVKIAVAK